The Mobula hypostoma chromosome 22, sMobHyp1.1, whole genome shotgun sequence genome includes a region encoding these proteins:
- the LOC134336508 gene encoding uncharacterized protein LOC134336508 isoform X2 — protein MKGILEMDLNLQIYFYFVLFANLYSAQEFMTLKCEETVTGIFNEDTILPCNLTTAEPYTITNIELQKDDGNSGLVFKFDGSHNVSKAQNRIKLLRSDLQNVSLVLQKTELSDSGKYIYFLQANIGYKQVNVVLVVKAPYSLPKLALVNLTEMTKVVSCETTGYPSAQIHWTVNGKNLTSRSKNKESETAQGLISITSTLPIIKSETDQEHIYTCAVWNEAERKYEAKNSISIRQSNEESENQMV, from the exons ATGAAGGGAATTCTGGAAATGGATTTAAACCtacaaatatatttttattttgtgcTGTTTGCAAACCTTTACTCTGCACAAG AGTTCATGACTTTGAAGTGCGAGGAGACGGTGACGGGAATATTTAACGAGGACACGATATTGCCATGCAACCTGACAACAGCAGAGCCATATACAATCACAAACATTGAATTGCAGAAAGATGATGGAAATTCTGGACTTGTTTTTAAGTTTGATGGTAGTCATAATGTCAGTAAAGCTCAGAATCGAATTAAATTACTGCGTTCGGATCTACAAAATGTGTCGCTGGTACTTCAAAAAACAGAACTCTCAGATAGTGGGAAATATATTTACTTTTTGCAAGCAAATATAGGATATAAGCAAGTTAACGTCGTTTTAGTGGTTAAAG CTCCCTACAGTTTGCCAAAACTGGCCTTAGTTAATTTGACAGAAATGACCAAGGTGGTCAGTTGTGAAACAACTGGATATCCTTCTGCTCAGATTCATTGGACCGTCAATGGGAAAAACCTCACATCTAGGTCAAAAAACAAAGAAAGTGAAACTGCTCAAGGACTGATCTCTATTACCAGCACACTTCCAATTATAAAGTCAGAAACTGACCAGGAGCATATCTACACCTGTGCTGTTTGGAATGAGGCAGAGCGTAAATATGAAGCCAAGAACAGTATCTCAA ttCGACAGTCCAATGAAGAATCAGAAAATCAAAtg GTTTGA
- the LOC134336508 gene encoding uncharacterized protein LOC134336508 isoform X1, giving the protein MKGILEMDLNLQIYFYFVLFANLYSAQEFMTLKCEETVTGIFNEDTILPCNLTTAEPYTITNIELQKDDGNSGLVFKFDGSHNVSKAQNRIKLLRSDLQNVSLVLQKTELSDSGKYIYFLQANIGYKQVNVVLVVKAPYSLPKLALVNLTEMTKVVSCETTGYPSAQIHWTVNGKNLTSRSKNKESETAQGLISITSTLPIIKSETDQEHIYTCAVWNEAERKYEAKNSISISNVYQPNNKKHTEEKKRKALTAVGLLIGGLAVGILILGLLKFRRWHHPVRQSNEESENQMV; this is encoded by the exons ATGAAGGGAATTCTGGAAATGGATTTAAACCtacaaatatatttttattttgtgcTGTTTGCAAACCTTTACTCTGCACAAG AGTTCATGACTTTGAAGTGCGAGGAGACGGTGACGGGAATATTTAACGAGGACACGATATTGCCATGCAACCTGACAACAGCAGAGCCATATACAATCACAAACATTGAATTGCAGAAAGATGATGGAAATTCTGGACTTGTTTTTAAGTTTGATGGTAGTCATAATGTCAGTAAAGCTCAGAATCGAATTAAATTACTGCGTTCGGATCTACAAAATGTGTCGCTGGTACTTCAAAAAACAGAACTCTCAGATAGTGGGAAATATATTTACTTTTTGCAAGCAAATATAGGATATAAGCAAGTTAACGTCGTTTTAGTGGTTAAAG CTCCCTACAGTTTGCCAAAACTGGCCTTAGTTAATTTGACAGAAATGACCAAGGTGGTCAGTTGTGAAACAACTGGATATCCTTCTGCTCAGATTCATTGGACCGTCAATGGGAAAAACCTCACATCTAGGTCAAAAAACAAAGAAAGTGAAACTGCTCAAGGACTGATCTCTATTACCAGCACACTTCCAATTATAAAGTCAGAAACTGACCAGGAGCATATCTACACCTGTGCTGTTTGGAATGAGGCAGAGCGTAAATATGAAGCCAAGAACAGTATCTCAA tttcaaATGTATATCAGccaaataataaaaaacacactgaagaaaaaaagagaaaagccctcacaGCAGTAGGTCTCCTTATTGGAGGTCTTGCAGTTGGAATACTCATCCTGGGTCTTCTGAAATTCAGAAGATGGCACCATCCAG ttCGACAGTCCAATGAAGAATCAGAAAATCAAAtg GTTTGA